One window of Felis catus isolate Fca126 chromosome D4, F.catus_Fca126_mat1.0, whole genome shotgun sequence genomic DNA carries:
- the PPP3R2 gene encoding calcineurin subunit B type 2 has translation MGNEASYPTEMCSHFNHDEIKRLSKRFKKLDLDCSGSLSVDEFLSLPELRQNPLVQRVIDVFDTDGNGEVDFEEFVVGTSQFSVRGDEEQKLRFAFSIYDMDKDGYISNGELFQVLKMMVGNNLQDWQLQQIVDKTIIILDRDGDGRISFEEFSAVVGNLEVHKKLVVIV, from the coding sequence ATGGGAAATGAAGCTAGTTACCCGACGGAGATGTGTTCCCACTTCAACCACGATGAAATTAAAAGGCTGAGCAAGAGGTTTAAGAAGCTGGACTTGGACTGTTCGGGCTCTCTGAGCGTGGACGAGTTCTTGTCCCTGCCCGAGCTGCGGCAGAACCCGTTGGTGCAGCGAGTGATCGACGTCTTCGACACCGACGGCAATGGAGAGGTGGACTTTGAGGAGTTCGTCGTGGGGACCTCCCAGTTCAGCGTCAGGGGGGACGAGGAGCAGAAGTTGAGGTTTGCCTTCAGCATCTACGACATGGATAAAGACGGCTACATTTCCAACGGGGAGCTGTTCCAGGTGCTGAAGATGATGGTGGGGAACAACCTGCAAGACTGGCAGTTACAGCAGATCGTGGACAAAACCATCATCATCCTGGACAGGGATGGCGACGGGAGAATATCCTTCGAGGAATTCAGTGCGGTGGTCGGAAACCTGGAGGTCCACAAGAAGTTGGTGGTAATTGTGTGA